A window of Prolixibacter sp. SD074 contains these coding sequences:
- the trxB gene encoding thioredoxin-disulfide reductase, with product MFKSMNLGDSQSKKTGPAGEVEKVKCLIIGSGPAGYTAAIYAARANLSPVMYEGLQPGGQLTTTTEVENFPGYPEGITGPVMMEDLKAQAKRFGTDVRWGLATKAEMDGPPHRITIDNKKIIEADTVIIATGAEAKYLGLEDEKKYAGSGVSACATCDGFFYRGKDVAVVGGGDTAAEEALYLAGLCSKVYLIVRRDELRASKVMQERVFKTRNIEILWKHQTKGLFGDGVVEGATLWKNKGEANEEEVQIKIDGFFLAIGHKPNSDIFKDYVKTDDVGYIHTIGNSSRTDAEGVFACGDVMDSTYRQAVTAAGSGCKAAIDAERYLSEKNS from the coding sequence ATGTTTAAATCCATGAATCTGGGGGATAGTCAATCGAAAAAGACTGGACCTGCAGGAGAAGTTGAAAAAGTAAAATGCCTGATCATCGGCTCAGGACCTGCCGGATACACAGCAGCCATTTATGCCGCCCGTGCCAATCTGAGTCCGGTAATGTACGAAGGCTTGCAGCCCGGGGGACAGCTGACGACCACCACCGAAGTTGAAAATTTTCCCGGTTACCCGGAAGGAATTACCGGCCCGGTGATGATGGAAGACCTGAAAGCACAGGCTAAACGCTTTGGAACCGATGTCCGCTGGGGCCTGGCAACAAAAGCTGAAATGGATGGTCCCCCTCACCGCATTACCATCGACAATAAGAAGATAATTGAGGCCGATACAGTAATTATTGCTACCGGAGCAGAGGCCAAGTACCTTGGTCTGGAAGATGAGAAGAAATATGCTGGTTCGGGGGTTTCAGCTTGCGCTACCTGCGATGGTTTCTTCTACCGCGGTAAAGATGTAGCGGTTGTTGGAGGTGGTGATACCGCAGCAGAAGAAGCATTGTATTTGGCTGGATTATGTAGCAAAGTTTACTTGATTGTCCGTCGCGATGAGCTGCGTGCTTCGAAAGTAATGCAGGAGCGCGTATTCAAAACCAGGAATATTGAGATTCTTTGGAAACATCAGACCAAAGGTTTGTTTGGAGATGGGGTAGTAGAAGGAGCTACGCTATGGAAGAACAAAGGGGAAGCCAATGAGGAAGAGGTTCAGATTAAAATTGACGGATTCTTCCTGGCCATCGGTCATAAACCGAATTCCGACATCTTCAAAGATTACGTGAAAACAGATGATGTAGGATACATTCATACCATTGGCAATAGTTCCAGGACTGATGCCGAAGGTGTATTTGCCTGTGGCGACGTGATGGACAGTACCTATCGTCAGGCGGTTACTGCCGCCGGTTCGGGGTGTAAAGCAGCTATCGACGCTGAGCGTTACCTGTCGGAAAAGAATAGCTAA
- a CDS encoding DNA-directed RNA polymerase subunit omega, which translates to MDYKKTKAPGSTVPRDLHELEKGTGNIYESIMILSKRANQISAELKEELNQKLQEFASYTDNLEEVFENREQIEISRFYERLPKPTLIAYEEMKDDQIYFRNPAKDRK; encoded by the coding sequence ATGGATTACAAGAAGACCAAAGCCCCTGGCTCAACAGTCCCGCGAGACTTGCATGAACTGGAAAAAGGCACAGGAAATATCTATGAGTCGATCATGATCCTGTCCAAACGCGCCAATCAGATTAGCGCTGAGTTGAAAGAGGAGCTGAATCAGAAATTGCAGGAATTTGCTTCGTACACCGATAATTTAGAAGAGGTTTTTGAAAACCGTGAGCAGATTGAAATCTCACGTTTTTATGAGCGTCTGCCGAAACCGACACTTATCGCTTACGAAGAGATGAAAGACGATCAGATTTATTTCCGCAATCCGGCTAAAGACCGGAAATAA
- a CDS encoding flavoprotein: MKLQGKKIILGVTGSIAAYKAAYLLRGLVKEGAEVQVVMTPSAKEFITPLTLSALSGKPVVSEFFSSEDGTWHSHVDMGIWADLMLVAPATASTMGKMAHGIADTLLVTTYMSAKCPVMLAPAMDLDMFQHPSNQQSIGIIKSYGNIVIDPGSGELASGLVGKGRMEEPEVIVEKVISFFNEKKNC, translated from the coding sequence ATGAAACTCCAGGGAAAAAAAATTATACTTGGCGTAACCGGAAGCATAGCAGCCTACAAGGCTGCTTATCTTTTAAGGGGGCTGGTGAAAGAAGGGGCCGAAGTACAGGTGGTGATGACCCCTTCGGCGAAGGAGTTTATTACTCCGCTGACTCTTTCGGCCCTGAGCGGAAAGCCGGTGGTAAGTGAGTTTTTTTCCAGTGAAGACGGAACGTGGCACAGTCATGTTGATATGGGAATATGGGCCGATCTGATGTTGGTCGCCCCGGCAACCGCTTCTACCATGGGGAAGATGGCCCATGGAATAGCCGATACCTTGCTGGTGACTACCTACATGTCGGCCAAGTGCCCGGTAATGCTCGCTCCGGCGATGGATCTGGACATGTTCCAACATCCATCGAATCAACAAAGCATCGGAATTATCAAATCTTACGGCAATATCGTTATCGATCCGGGGTCCGGCGAATTGGCCAGTGGTTTGGTTGGCAAGGGCCGGATGGAAGAACCGGAAGTCATTGTTGAAAAGGTTATTTCCTTCTTCAACGAAAAAAAAAACTGCTGA
- a CDS encoding DUF4835 family protein, whose product MQKTILVILLVFFSVAGFGQELRCNVSVSSSRIEGTNKQIFQSMQKDIYEFVNNRKWTDNVFSQDERIECNIFIQITQQVAADEFKGTIQVQSRRPVFNSSYESTLLNIKDNDFHVRYVEFQPLEFDETSNTDALTNVLAYYAYMIIGFDYDTFSPQGGTPYFQKAQDIVNRSQNAREKGWKAYEGDYNRYWLAENLLNRSYSSFHDLLYRYYRKGLDVMADKPDAGRAEIAGALSDMQRIYRTKPDTYINRIFFDAKSDELVNIFEKGTPDEKRRVMIVVSECDPSNSGKYEKIQKSNGI is encoded by the coding sequence ATGCAGAAAACAATCCTCGTTATTTTATTGGTTTTCTTTTCGGTAGCTGGGTTTGGACAAGAGTTACGGTGTAATGTGAGTGTGTCCAGTTCACGGATCGAAGGGACCAATAAGCAGATTTTCCAGTCGATGCAAAAGGATATTTACGAGTTCGTGAATAACCGCAAATGGACCGACAACGTGTTTTCGCAGGACGAACGGATCGAATGCAATATTTTTATCCAGATAACCCAGCAGGTGGCGGCCGACGAATTCAAGGGAACGATTCAGGTACAATCGAGACGTCCGGTTTTCAACTCGTCGTATGAATCAACTCTTCTGAATATTAAGGACAATGATTTTCACGTTCGGTATGTGGAGTTTCAACCACTGGAGTTTGACGAAACTTCCAATACGGATGCACTGACGAACGTTTTGGCGTATTACGCGTACATGATAATTGGTTTCGACTATGATACTTTCTCGCCGCAAGGCGGAACTCCCTATTTCCAAAAAGCGCAGGACATTGTAAATCGGTCGCAGAACGCGAGAGAGAAGGGATGGAAAGCTTATGAGGGCGACTACAATCGCTATTGGTTGGCCGAGAACTTACTGAACCGGTCATACTCTTCTTTTCACGATTTGCTGTACCGCTATTACCGGAAGGGACTGGATGTCATGGCTGATAAACCCGATGCAGGCCGGGCCGAAATTGCCGGTGCATTATCGGATATGCAGCGAATTTACCGGACGAAACCGGATACCTATATCAACCGTATTTTCTTCGATGCCAAATCAGATGAGTTAGTTAATATTTTTGAAAAAGGCACACCGGATGAAAAGCGAAGGGTGATGATTGTGGTCTCGGAGTGCGACCCGTCTAACTCGGGGAAATACGAAAAAATTCAAAAATCAAACGGGATTTAA
- a CDS encoding outer membrane protein assembly factor BamD: MIRKLRFIFMFALLATIAASCSNYQKILKSTDYEFKFKKAKEYYDNGDFSRATTLYQELVNIYRGTSRADQVYYYLAKSYFGQKDYLLAGHYFRQLLKEFPRSDYSEEAQYMIGYCYYKNSPNTRLDQEITHKGIDALQLYINLYPNGKDVKEATKLIDELREKLVYKSYLSGRLYYDLGDYRAAVVSLSNSLKDFPDSQYREELMFLLLKSKYLLAENSIPEKKEDRLNATLDEYYTFIDDYPNSDHRKEVDKYFNNTKKLLNITDEDLKIDSK, from the coding sequence ATGATTCGCAAACTGAGGTTTATTTTCATGTTCGCCTTACTGGCAACTATTGCTGCATCGTGTAGCAACTATCAGAAAATTCTTAAAAGTACCGATTACGAATTTAAATTTAAGAAGGCCAAAGAGTATTATGACAATGGTGACTTCAGCCGTGCCACAACCCTTTACCAGGAGCTGGTAAATATTTACAGGGGAACAAGTCGCGCGGACCAGGTTTATTATTATTTGGCAAAGAGTTATTTCGGTCAGAAGGATTATTTGCTTGCCGGGCACTATTTCAGGCAACTGCTGAAAGAGTTTCCCCGGAGTGATTACTCTGAGGAAGCACAATACATGATCGGTTATTGTTATTACAAGAATTCACCGAATACACGGCTGGATCAGGAAATAACCCACAAGGGAATCGATGCATTGCAGCTTTACATTAATCTTTATCCGAATGGAAAAGATGTAAAGGAGGCAACCAAGTTGATTGATGAACTTCGCGAAAAGCTGGTTTACAAATCATATTTGAGTGGGCGTTTGTATTACGATTTGGGTGACTACAGGGCAGCTGTTGTTTCACTGTCAAACAGTCTGAAGGATTTCCCGGATTCCCAATATCGTGAAGAACTGATGTTTTTGTTACTGAAATCGAAGTATCTGTTAGCGGAAAACAGTATTCCGGAGAAAAAAGAAGATCGATTGAATGCGACCCTCGATGAATATTATACCTTTATAGATGATTACCCAAATAGTGATCATCGGAAAGAAGTTGACAAATACTTTAACAATACAAAGAAGTTGTTGAATATTACGGATGAAGATTTAAAAATCGATAGTAAATAG
- a CDS encoding PepSY-associated TM helix domain-containing protein — protein sequence MGAVRSRWKKLHRWPGVIVSFLLLYYGITGIFMNHRQFFSGLDVDRSNLPDNFQYHHWNNSALKGNLIIHPDSIMVYGNIGIWVTDSTFENYRSLNAGFPYGADNRKIFDLHRTADGHLYAATQFGLYAFNTAEKQWVKFPLDVQINRFVAVQSINDTIYAINRSWLFKGKSAGIHTRFKKIELNGPIDYRKTVPLFLTIWQIHSGEIFGLPGQLFVDFLGLVTVFLSVTGLIYFFFPGWLRRRKRRKKKIKYQVSMSRWSLKWHNKVGAWLFIFLFILFFTGMFLRPPALIAVAKAKIAPLKYSKMDQSNLWYDKLRDLHFDVCENRWMLSTSEGMFYMKPGSLTPVPFHVQPPVSVMGINALECNGDSAFLVGSFTGLFRWQPGHHDIYDYTNGKLYKVNPSGRPIGNYKVTGMITKPNGDQYLVDYDRGMIPLHHAAPFPDMPSQIIRESRMSLWSLCLEIHTGRFFQFLLGDFYILLVPLISLTSAMIVISGYMVYRKKFKHKK from the coding sequence ATGGGAGCAGTCAGATCGCGTTGGAAGAAACTACACCGGTGGCCGGGAGTAATCGTGTCGTTTTTGTTACTGTACTATGGTATTACCGGCATATTTATGAATCATCGGCAGTTTTTTTCCGGTCTGGATGTAGATCGAAGTAATTTGCCGGACAACTTTCAATATCATCATTGGAACAACAGTGCTTTGAAGGGGAATTTAATTATCCACCCGGATAGCATCATGGTATACGGAAATATCGGCATCTGGGTGACCGATTCCACATTCGAAAACTATCGGTCGCTCAATGCCGGTTTTCCCTATGGTGCTGACAACCGGAAGATATTTGATCTCCACCGGACGGCTGACGGCCATCTTTATGCTGCCACCCAGTTTGGGTTATACGCTTTTAATACGGCCGAAAAGCAATGGGTGAAATTTCCACTCGATGTACAGATCAACCGGTTTGTTGCTGTTCAAAGTATCAACGATACCATTTATGCAATCAACCGTTCCTGGCTCTTTAAGGGAAAATCGGCTGGCATTCATACCCGGTTTAAAAAGATTGAACTGAATGGACCTATCGATTACCGAAAGACTGTTCCTTTGTTTTTAACCATTTGGCAGATTCATTCGGGGGAGATCTTTGGATTACCGGGCCAGCTTTTTGTCGACTTTCTGGGATTGGTGACGGTCTTTCTTTCAGTTACCGGCCTGATCTATTTCTTTTTCCCGGGATGGCTCAGGAGGAGGAAAAGGAGAAAGAAGAAAATAAAGTATCAGGTGAGCATGAGCCGATGGTCGCTCAAATGGCATAACAAAGTCGGGGCCTGGTTATTTATCTTTCTTTTCATCCTTTTCTTTACCGGGATGTTTCTCCGGCCCCCGGCTCTGATTGCAGTGGCAAAAGCGAAAATCGCTCCCTTAAAGTATTCGAAGATGGATCAGTCCAACCTCTGGTATGATAAGTTACGGGATCTCCATTTCGACGTGTGCGAAAACCGTTGGATGTTATCGACCTCTGAAGGAATGTTTTATATGAAGCCCGGGTCACTTACACCAGTGCCTTTCCATGTACAACCACCGGTAAGCGTCATGGGGATTAACGCACTGGAATGTAACGGTGACAGTGCTTTTCTGGTCGGATCTTTCACTGGGTTATTTCGTTGGCAACCAGGTCATCACGACATTTATGATTATACCAATGGGAAGCTCTACAAGGTAAATCCGTCGGGGCGTCCCATCGGGAACTACAAAGTGACAGGTATGATTACCAAACCCAATGGAGACCAGTATCTGGTTGATTATGACCGAGGCATGATTCCCCTGCACCATGCAGCACCGTTTCCTGATATGCCGAGTCAAATTATCAGGGAATCCCGTATGTCGCTGTGGAGTCTGTGCCTCGAAATCCATACCGGACGCTTCTTCCAATTTTTGCTGGGAGACTTTTATATCCTGCTGGTACCCCTTATCAGTTTAACATCTGCGATGATAGTGATAAGTGGTTACATGGTTTACCGTAAAAAATTCAAACACAAAAAATAA
- a CDS encoding phosphopantothenoylcysteine decarboxylase, whose protein sequence is MLNKTFLVTAGPTHEKIDPVRFIGNYSSGKMGYAIATCLADSGAEVILVSGPTALGISHPNIRKIDVTSADEMYQASLSAFPACDGAVMSAAVSDYAPVKKEQQKVKRAKGNYTIELKPNPDIAASLGEIKKEGQLLVGFALETHDEENNARIKLEKKNLDFIVLNSLQDKGAGFQHDTNRITIIERNGTKHNFGLKPKTEVAADIVNAMLDMMERK, encoded by the coding sequence CTGCTGAATAAAACCTTCCTCGTTACAGCAGGCCCCACACACGAAAAAATTGATCCGGTCCGGTTTATCGGAAATTACTCTTCCGGTAAAATGGGCTATGCCATTGCCACTTGTCTGGCCGATAGTGGGGCAGAGGTTATTCTGGTTTCCGGCCCAACTGCACTGGGCATTTCTCACCCCAACATTCGGAAAATTGATGTGACATCGGCTGACGAGATGTACCAGGCATCACTGTCTGCATTTCCTGCTTGCGACGGTGCAGTTATGTCGGCTGCCGTGTCCGACTATGCGCCGGTGAAAAAGGAACAGCAAAAGGTAAAGCGTGCTAAGGGCAACTACACCATCGAGTTGAAACCCAACCCGGATATTGCTGCCAGTTTGGGTGAAATAAAAAAAGAAGGACAGCTGTTGGTCGGGTTTGCGCTGGAGACCCACGACGAAGAAAATAACGCACGAATAAAACTGGAAAAGAAGAATCTCGATTTCATTGTATTGAATTCCCTTCAGGATAAAGGAGCGGGCTTTCAGCACGATACCAATCGGATTACCATCATCGAACGCAACGGAACAAAGCACAACTTTGGATTGAAGCCAAAAACAGAAGTGGCTGCCGATATTGTAAATGCGATGTTGGATATGATGGAAAGGAAGTAG
- a CDS encoding hemerythrin domain-containing protein has product MKNVTEQLTAEHRNILRVIDEVLEECQRLECGGTLNPEFIEHTIDFIRNYADRYHHAKEEKILFEAMLENQDCLHCNPIPVMLHEHEESRSFVRNMEKALQEKDVPAVIANAHNYCRLLQGHIYKEDHILYPMAEEALDDSQKETVLQRYREADSKTLTVETVKGYETLFAN; this is encoded by the coding sequence ATGAAAAACGTAACAGAACAATTAACAGCGGAACATCGAAACATTTTACGGGTGATAGACGAGGTGCTGGAGGAGTGCCAGCGGCTGGAATGCGGAGGGACTCTGAATCCGGAGTTTATTGAACACACTATCGATTTTATCCGGAATTATGCCGATAGATACCATCATGCCAAGGAGGAAAAGATTCTCTTTGAAGCGATGCTGGAGAACCAGGATTGCCTGCATTGCAATCCGATCCCGGTGATGCTGCATGAACATGAGGAAAGCCGCAGTTTTGTGCGGAATATGGAGAAGGCCCTTCAAGAGAAGGATGTACCCGCCGTGATAGCCAATGCGCATAATTATTGCCGGTTATTGCAGGGACACATCTACAAGGAAGACCATATTCTTTATCCCATGGCAGAGGAGGCACTGGATGATAGCCAAAAAGAGACGGTACTGCAGCGTTACCGGGAAGCCGATTCCAAAACGTTGACCGTTGAGACGGTGAAAGGGTATGAAACGTTGTTCGCGAACTAA
- a CDS encoding aminotransferase class I/II-fold pyridoxal phosphate-dependent enzyme: MDIFEKIKTNKGNIGQYKKEAHGYFSFPKLEGEIGPKMKFRGKEVLNWSLNNYIGLANHPEVRKADAEAAAQYGMAYPMGARMMSGQTSKHEELEKELADFVGKPDAFLLNYGYQGMVSTIDAIVGRNDVVVYDAESHACILDGVRLHMGKRFVYLHNDMDSLRKQLEHATSLAQKTGGGILVITEGVFGMSGDMGRLDDIVALKKEHSFRLLVDDAHGFGTMGKTGAGSGEELGVQDEIDMYFGTFAKSMAGIGAFIACTEEVCDYLRYNMRSQTFAKSLPMPMVIGALKRLELLRTQPELREQLWTIVNALQNGLKEENFDLGVTNSPVTPVYLSGSVAEGTNVVMDLRENYNIFCSIVVYPVIPKGQLLLRLIPTASHTIEDVEYTIKAFSEVRKKLESGKYSTTKMAQIS; the protein is encoded by the coding sequence GTGGATATTTTTGAGAAAATAAAAACCAACAAGGGGAATATCGGCCAGTACAAGAAAGAAGCTCATGGCTATTTTTCTTTTCCGAAACTCGAAGGAGAGATCGGCCCGAAAATGAAATTTCGCGGGAAAGAGGTACTGAACTGGAGCCTGAACAATTACATCGGATTGGCAAACCATCCGGAAGTACGTAAGGCTGATGCTGAAGCTGCAGCCCAATATGGTATGGCTTACCCTATGGGGGCCAGAATGATGTCAGGACAAACCAGCAAGCACGAAGAACTTGAGAAAGAGCTGGCAGATTTTGTCGGTAAACCTGATGCGTTTCTGCTGAACTATGGTTACCAGGGAATGGTTTCCACCATCGATGCCATTGTCGGAAGAAATGACGTTGTTGTTTATGACGCCGAGTCACATGCCTGCATTCTGGACGGAGTTCGTCTCCATATGGGTAAACGTTTTGTATACCTGCATAACGATATGGACAGTTTGCGTAAGCAACTGGAACATGCTACCAGCCTGGCACAAAAAACAGGTGGAGGTATCCTGGTTATCACCGAAGGTGTTTTCGGGATGTCGGGTGATATGGGACGTCTCGATGATATTGTTGCGCTGAAAAAAGAGCACAGCTTCCGTCTTCTGGTAGATGACGCACACGGTTTCGGGACCATGGGTAAAACTGGTGCCGGTAGCGGTGAAGAGCTCGGTGTCCAGGATGAAATTGATATGTATTTCGGGACCTTCGCTAAATCGATGGCCGGAATTGGCGCCTTCATTGCCTGTACAGAAGAAGTTTGCGATTACCTGCGCTACAATATGCGTTCGCAAACCTTTGCCAAATCGTTGCCGATGCCAATGGTGATTGGAGCGCTGAAGCGCCTTGAACTGCTCCGCACCCAACCGGAACTTCGTGAACAACTATGGACCATTGTCAACGCATTACAGAATGGCTTAAAAGAGGAAAACTTTGATTTGGGTGTCACCAACTCACCGGTTACTCCCGTTTACCTGTCGGGAAGTGTTGCCGAAGGAACCAACGTGGTAATGGATTTGCGTGAGAATTACAACATTTTCTGCTCTATCGTTGTGTATCCTGTTATCCCGAAAGGTCAGCTGCTGTTACGTCTTATCCCGACGGCCAGCCACACCATCGAAGATGTGGAATATACCATCAAAGCATTTTCGGAAGTAAGGAAAAAACTGGAATCAGGGAAATACTCCACGACGAAAATGGCTCAAATATCGTAA
- a CDS encoding PAS domain-containing protein — MSEFTKKSEKRISALTAYLLGLLDREKGRDLVEKYEILTTQFTPADILVVFDRVFQQQPDMDNLKMASNKLFNILYKMLCEYPAVTPQPNSFVDYLVRNNQGVSRLLQETKPLIKLVNSDVSTKTISALRIRFEELQRFMTHYVVKENVLFPYIEQKWSHHACLKLMWSFHDDIRRNVREVLGLLGEEPFDVIRFNKISSLLYFNIGTIIFREEKILYPLLLEKTDTEDLNDMLAQTAGIGLSFVEMEVPSQAKKQSKKNDQPIQFKTGRLTVEQTELMLNHLPVDITFVDEADTVAYFSSPKHRIFPRATGIIGRKVQNCHPAESVDVVNRIVDSFRNGEKDEASFWIHMGEKYVLIRYYAVRDEKETFKGTLEVTQEISGIQKIEGDRRLLDWD; from the coding sequence ATGTCAGAGTTTACAAAGAAATCGGAAAAGCGAATTAGTGCTTTAACAGCTTACCTGCTCGGGTTACTCGACAGGGAGAAAGGCAGGGACCTCGTAGAAAAGTATGAAATACTGACTACCCAATTTACACCTGCCGATATTCTAGTGGTATTCGACAGGGTATTTCAGCAGCAACCTGATATGGATAACTTGAAAATGGCTTCTAACAAGTTGTTCAATATTTTGTACAAAATGCTTTGCGAATACCCTGCCGTCACTCCGCAGCCTAATTCGTTTGTTGACTACCTGGTGCGAAATAACCAGGGTGTAAGCCGCTTGTTGCAAGAAACGAAACCATTGATCAAATTGGTCAACAGTGACGTTTCGACAAAGACTATTTCGGCTTTGCGAATCCGGTTCGAAGAACTTCAGCGGTTCATGACGCATTACGTTGTCAAGGAAAATGTCCTGTTTCCCTACATCGAGCAGAAATGGAGCCACCATGCCTGCCTGAAACTAATGTGGAGTTTTCATGATGATATCCGCAGAAACGTCAGGGAGGTCCTCGGATTATTGGGAGAGGAACCTTTTGACGTCATCCGTTTCAACAAGATCAGCAGTTTACTTTACTTCAACATCGGTACCATCATATTCCGGGAAGAGAAAATTCTGTATCCTCTTTTACTGGAGAAGACTGATACAGAAGATTTGAATGATATGCTGGCTCAGACCGCCGGGATTGGATTGTCTTTCGTTGAAATGGAAGTACCCTCACAGGCAAAGAAGCAAAGCAAGAAAAATGATCAGCCTATTCAGTTTAAAACCGGGAGACTGACGGTAGAGCAGACTGAGTTGATGCTGAATCACCTTCCGGTGGATATCACTTTTGTAGATGAAGCCGATACCGTTGCTTACTTCTCTTCTCCAAAACACCGGATCTTCCCGCGGGCGACCGGAATTATAGGTCGTAAGGTACAAAACTGTCATCCTGCTGAAAGCGTCGATGTGGTGAACCGTATTGTGGATTCTTTCCGAAACGGAGAAAAAGATGAAGCCTCTTTCTGGATTCATATGGGTGAAAAATACGTACTCATCCGGTACTATGCAGTGCGGGATGAGAAAGAAACTTTCAAAGGTACACTGGAGGTAACGCAGGAGATATCCGGAATTCAAAAAATTGAGGGAGACAGACGCTTGCTGGATTGGGACTGA
- a CDS encoding cupin domain-containing protein has product MIARTIHSTPKKENPHGVEVHKMYDDPTAQIMHMTLQPGEGLKPHTTPVDVTFYVLEGRPTVLIGEETKHFEEDTLIESPAHIVHSLLNESEQVARVLVIKAPRPSGPGKMVPSK; this is encoded by the coding sequence ATGATTGCAAGAACTATTCATTCAACTCCTAAAAAGGAAAACCCACATGGCGTGGAAGTTCACAAAATGTATGATGATCCAACTGCACAGATCATGCACATGACACTTCAACCGGGAGAGGGACTAAAACCTCATACTACCCCGGTCGATGTTACCTTTTATGTACTGGAAGGAAGACCGACGGTGCTGATAGGTGAAGAAACAAAGCATTTTGAGGAGGATACGTTAATTGAAAGTCCGGCACATATTGTCCATTCACTACTGAATGAATCCGAACAGGTCGCTCGTGTTCTGGTCATCAAGGCACCCCGTCCGTCTGGCCCAGGAAAAATGGTGCCTTCAAAATAA